The proteins below are encoded in one region of Micromonospora sp. DSM 45708:
- a CDS encoding LLM class flavin-dependent oxidoreductase gives MSVLDLAPVAATGNAGEALRHTTELARRTEELGYRRFWVAEHHNMPAIASSAPAVLLAHLAANTSTIRLGSGGVMLPNHAPLVVAEQFGTLEALHPGRIDLGIGRAPGTDQGTALALRRTMEGLSAEHFPRELADLMNYFSGAEPGPITATPGRGQSPQVWLLGSSGFSAQLAGLLGLPFSFAHHFSAQNTVPALQLYRQHFRPSQWLDRPYAMVAVNAVCAETDERAEWLAGPAGLSFLKLRSGRPEPLVTPEEAAAYPYSALEREFVAQRRDGQATGSPETVARQLGTLLERTGADELMLTAMVYDVDDRVRSFELIAEKVAGGLRREG, from the coding sequence ATGTCTGTCCTTGACCTTGCCCCGGTGGCCGCGACCGGCAATGCCGGTGAGGCGCTGCGGCACACCACCGAGCTGGCCCGCCGCACCGAGGAGCTGGGCTACCGCCGGTTCTGGGTGGCCGAGCACCACAACATGCCGGCGATCGCCAGTTCGGCGCCGGCGGTGCTGCTCGCGCACCTGGCCGCGAACACCAGCACGATCCGGCTGGGCTCGGGCGGGGTGATGCTGCCCAACCACGCGCCGCTGGTGGTGGCCGAGCAGTTCGGCACCCTGGAGGCGCTGCACCCGGGCCGGATCGACCTGGGCATCGGGCGGGCGCCCGGCACCGACCAGGGGACCGCGCTGGCGCTGCGCCGCACCATGGAGGGCCTGTCCGCCGAGCACTTCCCGCGCGAGCTGGCCGACCTGATGAACTACTTCAGTGGCGCCGAGCCGGGGCCGATCACCGCGACGCCGGGGCGCGGGCAGTCGCCGCAGGTGTGGCTGCTCGGGTCGAGCGGCTTCAGCGCCCAGCTCGCCGGCCTGCTCGGGTTGCCGTTCTCGTTCGCGCACCACTTCAGCGCGCAGAACACCGTCCCGGCGTTGCAGCTCTACCGGCAGCACTTCCGGCCGTCGCAGTGGCTGGACCGGCCGTACGCGATGGTGGCGGTCAACGCGGTCTGCGCGGAGACCGACGAGCGGGCGGAGTGGCTGGCCGGACCGGCCGGGCTGTCGTTTTTGAAGCTGCGGTCGGGGCGACCGGAGCCGCTGGTCACGCCGGAGGAGGCGGCGGCCTACCCGTACTCCGCGCTGGAGCGGGAGTTCGTGGCGCAGCGCCGCGACGGGCAGGCGACCGGTTCGCCGGAGACGGTGGCCCGGCAGCTCGGGACGCTGTTGGAGCGCACCGGCGCGGACGAGCTGATGCTGACCGCGATGGTCTACGACGTGGACGACCGGGTCCGCTCGTTCGAGCTGATCGCCGAGAAGGTGGCCGGTGGCCTGCGCCGGGAAGGCTGA
- a CDS encoding Lrp/AsnC family transcriptional regulator, with translation MPLAPNDVRPFSALDDVDRAILTELTADGRLPNNALAERVGVAPSTCLTRTRALRECGAIRGFHAEVDPAAVGLPLQALVSVRLTAHERAAVDAFRARSVRLPGVVSVFHVAGAEDYVLHVRAASGDALRDFVLDHLAVDPAVQHTQTSLIFEQARGLG, from the coding sequence ATGCCTCTCGCGCCGAATGATGTACGGCCCTTCTCCGCCCTCGACGACGTCGACCGCGCGATCCTCACCGAGCTGACCGCCGACGGTCGACTGCCGAACAACGCGCTCGCCGAGCGGGTGGGGGTGGCGCCGTCGACATGCCTGACGCGTACCCGGGCGCTGCGGGAGTGCGGGGCGATCCGCGGCTTCCACGCCGAGGTGGACCCGGCGGCGGTGGGCCTGCCGTTGCAGGCGTTGGTGTCGGTGCGGTTGACCGCGCACGAGCGGGCCGCGGTGGACGCGTTCCGGGCCCGGTCGGTGCGGCTGCCCGGGGTGGTGTCGGTGTTCCACGTGGCCGGCGCGGAGGACTACGTGCTGCACGTGCGGGCCGCGTCCGGGGACGCGTTGCGGGACTTCGTGCTCGATCACCTGGCCGTCGATCCGGCGGTGCAGCACACCCAGACCAGCCTGATCTTCGAGCAGGCCCGGGGCCTGGGGTGA
- a CDS encoding trans-sulfuration enzyme family protein, whose translation MTAVDTAAVHAGRDDLAGLGVHVPPIDLSTTNPLPSVAGGGDDYETLATGGPLPAGGSAVYQRLWNPTVARFETALAQLEGTAEAVAFASGMAALTATLLAATRDGKRHVVAVRPLYGGTDHVLASGLLGTEVTWARAGDVAAAIRPDTALVVVETPANPTLDLVDIAALATAAGDVPLLVDNTVATPVLQQPARHGAALVLHSATKSIGGHGDVLAGVVACAPEWAARLRQVRAVTGAVLHPLGAYLLHRGLQTLPLRVRAQQAGAEKLAAWLAGHPAVERVHHPSRHDPAGLVGRQMSGGGSLLAFEVRGGAPAAATVAGACELITHAVSLGGVDTLIQHPASLTHRPVEGDAKPGGALLRVSVGLEDPEDLRADLARALASI comes from the coding sequence ATGACCGCCGTGGACACCGCAGCCGTGCACGCCGGGCGTGACGACCTCGCCGGGCTCGGCGTCCACGTCCCGCCCATCGACCTCTCCACCACCAACCCGCTGCCCTCGGTAGCCGGCGGCGGCGACGACTACGAGACGCTCGCCACCGGCGGCCCGCTGCCGGCCGGCGGCAGCGCCGTCTACCAGCGGCTCTGGAACCCCACCGTGGCGCGTTTCGAGACCGCGCTCGCCCAACTCGAAGGCACCGCCGAGGCGGTCGCCTTCGCCAGCGGCATGGCCGCGCTCACCGCCACCCTGCTCGCCGCCACCCGCGACGGGAAACGCCACGTCGTCGCCGTCCGCCCGCTCTACGGCGGCACCGATCACGTCCTCGCCAGCGGCCTGCTCGGCACCGAGGTCACCTGGGCCCGCGCGGGCGACGTCGCCGCCGCGATCCGCCCCGACACCGCGCTGGTCGTCGTGGAGACCCCGGCCAACCCGACGCTCGACCTGGTCGACATCGCCGCGCTCGCCACCGCCGCCGGCGACGTCCCGCTGCTCGTCGACAACACCGTGGCCACGCCGGTGCTCCAGCAGCCCGCCCGGCACGGCGCCGCGCTCGTCCTGCACAGCGCCACCAAGAGCATCGGCGGCCACGGCGACGTCCTCGCCGGCGTCGTCGCCTGCGCGCCCGAGTGGGCCGCCCGGCTGCGCCAGGTACGCGCCGTCACCGGCGCCGTCCTGCACCCGCTCGGCGCGTACCTGCTGCACCGCGGTCTCCAGACGCTCCCGCTGCGCGTCCGCGCCCAGCAGGCCGGCGCCGAGAAGCTGGCCGCCTGGCTCGCCGGTCACCCCGCCGTCGAGCGGGTCCACCACCCGTCCCGGCACGACCCGGCCGGGCTGGTCGGCCGCCAGATGTCCGGCGGCGGCAGCCTGCTCGCCTTCGAGGTACGCGGCGGCGCGCCCGCCGCGGCCACGGTCGCCGGCGCCTGCGAACTGATCACCCACGCCGTCTCGCTCGGCGGCGTCGACACACTCATCCAGCACCCGGCGTCGCTGACGCACCGGCCGGTCGAGGGCGACGCCAAGCCGGGCGGCGCGCTGCTGCGCGTCTCGGTCGGGCTGGAGGACCCGGAGGACCTGCGGGCCGATCTGGCGCGGGCGCTGGCGTCAATCTGA